Below is a window of Anas platyrhynchos isolate ZD024472 breed Pekin duck chromosome 13, IASCAAS_PekinDuck_T2T, whole genome shotgun sequence DNA.
TTATCACCCGCCTTCCTCCGCggctccttccctttctccctctcctgccGGTGGCTTGGGCAGACAGCAGAACACGGTGTTTTttccagcacaagaagaagaaaaaaaaaaaaatcaaaatcaatcCAAACAATTAAAAGAGAACATAATAGGAATCCCAGGAGAGGGCTGCCCTCTTGTAATGCAATCAGGTTCCATCAATTTCACCACCAAGGGACTTCACCCAATAAATTTTATCTGGGATTAAGGTGAAAATAAATagcccaaataaataaatgacttcCCTAAAGTGGTGGTGTTTATcggtttatttttccatttctctccctctaCATTGAAATCAATACGTGCATAGCAAACTAGGAGTTTGGCAAAGCGCTGTGCATCCGGCCATGTGCCCCTGCACAGGCTGGGACGCAACAGGGACATTTTGCAAAACCAGTGGAGTTTTGTCCCATTCTGTATATCCAAATCATGGCCCAGGTCTGAAATGGTCGCCATCTCTGGGCTTTACCCATTGCATTTTTGGAGAGCTCAGCCAGCTCGGAGTGCAACCCAATGCAACTTTGAGGACTTGTGACTCGCAGAGGGGGATTTCAGGCACACGGAGCcatggggctgggaagggagaggaCAAAGTGGCATGGGGATGGGCTGCGGTTGAAGCTTCCTTCCTGCTACACAGATCCCTTTTGTCCTTGTTTCAGAGGCTGCCCCCAGCTACCTATGGTGTTACTGCCACCTATcccagggtgctggggaggtgaAGGGTGTCTGGGGTGCTGCATCCATCCCACCCAGGGGAACACAAGGGGACAAGGCACTGTGGGGGTGAATTGTGTGACCACAGGCATTTTCCCTGAACACAGGCACTGGGAGGAGACCCAgagtggggctgggcaggagaCAGaactcttctttccttcctcatgACGCAGGAGCCTGAAAGCAACTTTCAGCCCAGCCCTGCTACAACccattgctttttatttgccCTTCAAACAGGAAAAGCAACTCTGAGTGTAGCTCTTTTACAGATGTGCTATACCAAGAAGCTGGCACCAGCCTCTTAGCTCTGAGCACACAGGTGCTAAGCGCACACCAGAAGGCGAGACTTTGCCTTAGAGCACCGGGACGGTTTCCAGGAGAGACCTGCACCACACTGTGACCCCAAATTTCAAAGGTAGGAACGGGTCCCCACAGGTGGCGGTGCTGTCCCCTCCATGGGGGATgcggcagcagcagagaggagggTGGGCTCGGGTAGGAAATGGTTTGTGCTCCCACTGCAACTGCTCCCAATTCATGTGGGTGAGGACGCTGCACCTTCTGGACAAAGCGAACCATTTCTGCTCAGTTTGAGTATTGCTCCCAAAATATGTTTCTCATTAGAAATGCCCACAACTGCATCGCTGTTGccccagcactgattttataaATTTGGGGGACTTGTCAGCTCATCTCAGGGGAAAAATGTAGGCACAAAACAAGCCCTTCGTACAGTGTGTGTattgttgtcatttttttgtcttgttttttgtttttttccccttcactttCACATTAAAAGAAGATTTTGCTCCTGCAGGTGTCTCTGACCACACAGCCCAAACCTCAGGCTGTCAGTGGCATCTTGCAGTCAGTCACTAGTGTTTGAAACTTACCATGCATCATCCCAGAAGGAAATGCAGCAGGACTGTGACTACACATACACTGCTTGGgctcttgcttttcagcagaATATGAAAGAGTGAGTTAGGGAGGAAATTGCAGTTCAGGAGGCAGTAACACTGAGTGGCAGGGAATAACCCAGAGTATGCAAAACCAAGCCAGTTTATTGACACCACTCTCTCTAATGTGACTTTGCAACATCAGGGTGGGACCAAGCACGTTCCTGACAGGAATTCCTGCATCTGTGGTTTGCTTAGTTACTGATCTTAGTTACTGCTAATACTGCTTATACATGCTAAATATGCCTGACAGAGCAATTAATTTTTCACCTAATATTGGTCTGGTTTTCATGGATTACAGCCATGCTTCATGGTATTTCTCCTTGCTCAGGGTGAAGTGTGACCTGTGACAGCCCCCTTGCTGCGCTCCCCCACCATGAGGGTGGCAGGTAAGGATGAGGACAGACATTTACTTTTCTCAGTCCCATCTTCTACAGCTCTTTATGCTGATTTCTCATTTGCATGGCTCCTTTCAAGCCCAGCTACTCTGACCTTCCCTTCCagtgtcaccaaaaaaaaaaaaaaaaggcttttgtatAAGCATcaggttttttaaaaaaattgtgtAGATTTCAGCCTGTTGTATTTTTCCCGGTGAAACCCTCTGAGGCTGAGACAAGATGGCTATTGAGAGGTTCCTGCTTCCATAAGAGCCATTCAGTTGCAATATAAGTGTATTTTTCTACCCTGTTTCCATGCAGGACTGGAACGTTTTGCTCCGATGAGTGTTGCTTTAAAGCCAAATGCCAATCACATTTGTATTAGCAGCTGCTCAGCTGTAGCTAGTGACTAATTGGGGGACAGCAGCTCTCCCAGCGCTGGGAACATAGGAAATATTTGGATTTACATAGCTTTCTAACTAATTATCAGATTTACTTCAACGCAGAGAGGAGCATTAACAGTGCCTCCCAGTAGAAGGGTAATGCATATCAGAGTATCACCACTCACTCTGGAGACATTAATTAAGAGATCAGAGTCTTTACAGAGGATGAAAAAAGGAGTGTTAGCTGCCTTCCCATGCCACACGGGTCACCCCGTGCATGGGCAacctggggacacagggaccGAGTCCCCACCAGCCCCTGGGGATGTTCCAGCCCTGACCTGCTCTCACCACCTCCTCTCCCACATGGCAGGCGTCATCCGCTTCCTGGCGCTGTTCGCCacgctgctgggctgctggttCATCGCACAGACGTACTTCGAGCGCGGCGGGAGATCCATCAGCCTGCGGAGCTGGCTGGGTGAGGCTGGGAGCGTGCGGGTGGTCCTGGGTTTGGGGCTGCGTCCCCCAGCTCTGGTTATCCAGGCACGGAGGGGACAGAGCGGTGGGAAGCGGCTCTGGGGAGCCAGCTCTGGGGATGCTCGCAACCGTGGGGAGAGGGTTTGGAGAGCTGGCAGTTCTTGGAGTGTCTGACCTCTCATTTGGTGTCCGCAGGTGCCACCGGCAAGCCCAGGAGCAGTGAGTACCGCTCTTGTCTTTGTCTTCATTGCACAACACTGACCCGAGGCTAAGGGTGATTGTGGAAGCATGATAGCTGCTCTCGAGGGTTCCTCTCTCAAGGAGAATTTCCCAACCTCCAATGGGGAGAAATTTATATTACTGCACATAGCAGCGATGCCTTTGGCAGGCAGAAACACCCCTGGGCCACGTGCTGTAGGAAGTAAGTGAGGGCCCCATGCGGGCAGCAAGGCCCCAGGCCCCACCCCAGTTGAGAATGGGGAAACTCGGGGCAGGAAACCCACAAGGGAAAAGCCATGAATGGGTGCCCTGTTGCCCTGTGCCATCTGCCTTATGCACcctctgttcacaaacagagcaATGCCCGACAATGGCTCATCCTATCCCACCCCAAGCCCCATCACCGTAAACCTCATATACACAgatggccccagccccaggagctggtgtccccctgcccacagctccctcctcccttgcaggccagcagctgccccagaaCAAGTGCGGGAACCAGCGGAGCTGCCCCACCAAACATTTTGCCTTCAAGATCATCAGCGGTGCCGCGAACGTGGTGGGACCCTCCATCTGCTTCAACGATGAGGTGTAAGCAgctcggggagggggggtgggaggCACAGAGCAGCCAGAGCTTGAAAAGGGGAAGTTCAGCCTCTGCCGAGCAGACTGATGTTTGTAGTCAAACAAAATatggttttctttgctgctgagCTTGGGGATGTTTCAGTCTGCCACATCCCCACCACACTGCTTTACCAGCACCTCCAGGGTGTCCCTGCACTCACTGGTGGtctctgctttccttcccaGCCTCATGAGCAACGTGAAAAACAACATCGGCAGGGGCCTGAACATCGCCCTGGTGAACGGTGAGTTGGGCTGCAAGCATGGCCAGTGTCTCTTCACGGCCCGGGAGGGAACAGGGCACCGGGGCTGGTGGCCAGGCAGAGTGTCAGGGTTTCTGGACAGCCAGGTTTAGGGTGTCATCCACCAACATGTTCGTGCAGGGCTGGGACCCAAGTGAGCTTCTCTGGGAGACTCAGCCTCACTGTGCTCTGTTTTGAATTTCAAACATTCAGGAACAAGCGGGAAGCCCCTGAAAACAGCCTCCTTCGACATGTACTCCGGAGGTAAGCACGGTGGTTTTGGTGCCTGGCGGCTCACAGCCAGAGCTCACACAGGCACTGCAGCCACCAGCACTTCAGCTGCTCTGTTGTGTATTTAGTGATAAAGTCCGATGGACTTTGACCAGCCAGCTCTGGTGGACAGTGTAAGCATGGCTTCCCCGAGGTCCTTGGGCCTGGACACCTTGTAATGCACCTACATCGGAGCTGGGCTTCGCGCTCCTTTTCCACAAACGTAAaagcctgaaaaacaaaactccacAAAACTGAATAAGCTGGGGCAATAGAGGCCTGAAAGAGGCTGCTTTTTGAATTCAGTTACACCCATCCTGACATGTTGTGGCTTTCACCACCCTTTCGAGTGCTGGTAGTGGGTAAGCAGCTGCCTGTTCCCTGCCTTGCCCAGCGGCAGTGACCAGTGCGGGGCAGGCACAATGCAGGCCCCAACCCCAGCAAGGTCGGGCACGGGGAGCAGAGTAAAGCCCacatccctgccctgctggcttCAAACACTTTTCCTACGAGCAAAAAATGCCCTGAGCAGGGCAGCACTCACTCACAGCCTGGCTGATAATCCCACTGTCCTGGCTATTACCGAACCCCAAAGTTATGGCAGGATCCCTCAAAATCTCATACTTAAGCAAACCAACAAGGTGCTTTTGATTTACCACTTGCCTTTTGAGACTTTCCAGGAACCTGTCACTGTGCTTTTTGGTTGTGAAACCCATACTTAGTAACCCTGGGGTTTTGAGAAGGAACTCCAGCACCATGAGATTTTCACCAGACTGTGAGTGAGATCCTGCTGCGAGCAGGAGGCAGCAATCGGCTCCTGTGCCACTAGATGGGGCATTGGACTCGAGCATCCCGCACTGCAGATGCAGGATGAGGAATAATTCCTGCAATACAGCCAAAAAGCTGCTACAACGAGGCAGGCAactctgcagccctgcctgcacgaAACCCAGGCTCGCTCCTGGTGTTGGGAAACAAATTCATATTAATGAG
It encodes the following:
- the FAM3D gene encoding protein FAM3D, which codes for MRVAGVIRFLALFATLLGCWFIAQTYFERGGRSISLRSWLGATGKPRSSQQLPQNKCGNQRSCPTKHFAFKIISGAANVVGPSICFNDEVLMSNVKNNIGRGLNIALVNGTSGKPLKTASFDMYSGDVQQLETFLQEIKDGTVILVATYDDAATKMNGKIRKLFSELGSSYVKHLGFRDNWVFLGAKGLQGKSPFEEHIKNDQKTNKYDGWPELLEMEGCAPRKQD